Proteins found in one Aedes albopictus strain Foshan unplaced genomic scaffold, AalbF5 HiC_scaffold_468, whole genome shotgun sequence genomic segment:
- the LOC109408715 gene encoding uncharacterized protein LOC109408715 yields the protein MGIFKGFAKFNGYTVAVACINYTLTKVLSSNIEGKFVETFSFLKNLLATAEQPSSVSYVALLIASITLFLGIFLECKALMVPFIVAYIKVLDDETGGTYKMATVWELFFSAYAAFTLVMLFSMGICTCFRSKDERDQKKQPSWISQCCWTFWGCRCCRRRGREIYPTTLDAHSHCSCETLNIRTAGPDDKHYHRVIFV from the exons atgGGTATTTTTAAAGGATTCGCAAAGTTCAACGGCTACACGGTGGCTGTAGCGTGCATTAACTACACACTGACGAAGGTGTTGTCGTCGAATATCGAGGGAAAATTCGTGGAAACATTTTCAT TTCTAAAGAACCTTCTAGCGACAGCGGAACAGCCGTCATCGGTTTCATACGTAGCACTGCTGATAGCTAGTATTACGCTGTTCCTAGGCATATTCTTG GAATGCAAAGCTCTAATGGTCCCGTTCATAGTAGCATACATCAAGGTGCTAGATGATGAAACCGGTGGAACCTACAAGATGGCAACGGTGTGGGAGTTGTTCTTTTCGGCCTACGCGGCCTTTACTCTGGTGATGCTGTTCTCGATGGGGATCTGTACCTGTTTCCGCAGTAAGGACGAACGAGATCAAAAGAAGCAACCCTCCTGGATATCCCAGTGCTGCTGGACCTTCTGGGGTTGCCGATGCTGTAGAAGACGGGGCCGAGAAATTTACCCAACGACGCTGGACGCCCACTCGCACTGTTCCTGCGAGACGTTGAATATTCGCACAGCAGGACCTGACGATAAGCACTATCATCGGGTGATATTTGTGTAG